The Burkholderiales bacterium JOSHI_001 genomic sequence GCAGGCACGCCGGTCGGACACCAGGGCGTTGGCGGTCATGGCCACGATGGGCAGCTGGCCCAGCGGACCGGGCAGCGCACGGATGGCGCGGGTGGCGGCCAGGCCGTCCAGGCGTGGCATCTGCATGTCCATCAGCACCAGGTCGTAGTCAGCGAAGTGAACCTGCTGCAGCACTTCCTCGCCGTCGGCCACCATGTCGCAGCGGTGGCCCAGCTGTTCCAGCATGGCCTGGATGACGACCTGGTTCACCGGGTTGTCTTCGGCCACCAGCACGTGGCGCGGTGTGCCCAGCGCCTGCGGCACGACCACCGGTGCCTGCAGCGGCGCATCTTCGGGCGCGCCCAGCGTCAGGGTCACCACGAAGGTGCTGCCCTGGCCGGGCAGGCTGTGCACGTCGATGCGCCCGCCCATCATCACCACGATGTCGCGGGTGATGGACAGGCCCAGCCCGCTGCCGCCAAAGCGCCGACGGGTGCTGCCGTCCACCTGCGTGAAGCGCTCGAACAGGCGCGGCAAGGCTTCGGGCGGGATGCCGATGCCGGTATCCGACACCTCCAGCGTCAAGGCCGACCCGCCATCGGGCTCGGCCACATGGGTGATGGACACCTGCACCCCGCCGCGCTCGGTGAACTTGATGGCATTGCCCACCAGGTTGAACAGCAACTGCGCCAGGCGGTTGGGATCGCCGCGCAACCAGGGCGGCAGCGGCGGCGACACGTTCAGGCGCAGCGCCAGGCCCTTGTCGTGCGCGCGCACGCGCAGCAGGTCCACCACCGATTCGATGGTGCGTTGCGGCTCGAAGTCGATCAGTTCCAGCTTCATGCGGCCGGATTCGATCTGGGTCACGTCCAGGATGTCATTGATCACCGCCAGCAGGTTCTGGCCCGACACCCGCATCAGTTCCACATGGCCGCGCTGGCGTTCGGACAGCGGGGTTTCCAACAGCAGGCTGGCCAGGCCCAGCACCGCGTTCAGCGGGGTGCGGATCTCGTGGCTCATGGTGGCCAGGAAGCGCGACTTGGCCTCGTTGGCCTGCTCGGCGGCGCGGCGCGCCTCCTCCAGCCGGCGCTCTTTGGCCGCCACGTCGCGGTACACGCTGACCGTGCCGCCGTCGGGGGTGCGGCGTTCGATGCCTTGCACGAAGACGCCGTTGCCCAGGTCCTGCTCCCACACCCGGTTGGCTTCACGGTGAACGGCCAGCCGGTCTTCCACCCAGGCCAGGCGCACCGAAAGGGACTGGCCGGCACACACTGCTTCGGCGCCGGCCTCGGCCAGGCGGCGGTAGGGCGCGCCGCGGGTCAGCACCGGCCGCAGCCAGGGAAACAGCTCCACGTAGCGCTCGTTCCAGGTCACCACGTGGTCCTGGGCGTCGCACAGCAGAAAGCCTTCGGCGATGGACGCCAGGGCCTGGTCCATCACCGCCTTGGACGCGGCCAGTTCGCTGCGCGTTCGCGTCATGCGCACGATGTAGGCGTGGCCCATCGCACCCGCGGCCAGCGTGAACAGGGCCATCAGCGCCACCGTCACCGCCAGCGCGTTGCGTTCGCGGTGGTGGCGCGCCAGCATGTCGCTCAGCCGCCAGGACGCCCCGACCACCAGTTGCCGGTACAGCAGCGGCCGGCTGGCCACCAGGGCGCTCTGTCGGTCCACCCGGCCAGGGGCCGGCACGGGCGCCGCGGTGGCGTTCAAGGCCGCCAAGGTGGGCACCAGGCGCCGGCCGGCCCACTGGTCCTGGCGTGGCACGCTGGCCAGCAACTCGCCGTCGTCGCGCTCCAGCGTGAGCTGCAGGCCGGGCACGTCCACCGCCGGGCCCATCAGCGTGGCCAGCAGGGACAGGGGCACCTCCACCACCATCAGCGCCGGGCTGCCGTCGGCCAGGCGCAGCGGGCGCGCAGCGTGCAACACGGTGCCCGAGGACGTGACGTTCAGGCCCGGGGTGCTGAGCATCATCTGCGGCACCGGCTGGGCCAGCACAGCGGCGGGAAAACCCGTGGGCAGTGGCAGCAGGCGCCCCGCGATGCCGGGCCGCGATGAAGCGATGACCCGGGCCTGTGCGTCCACCAAGGTGATGCTGTCCACCAGCAGGTCACGGTCCACCAGCGAGGCCAGCGCGGCCGCGCCCAGGGTGGTGAGCGCCGGCTCGCGCGACACGGCCTGCGCCGCCGCGTTCAGGCGCAGGTCCACGCTGACCAGGGCGCGGTTCAGTGCCGCTTCGGCACCACCGGCAAAACCGGCCAGTCGGCGGGCGCCGTCGTCGTGGGCGTCCTGCGCCTGGTCGCGCACGAAGGCCGCACTGGCCAGGGCCACCACCAGCACGAACAACAGCACCGCTGTCCACAGGACAACGATGGCCTTGTGCGTACGGCGCCCGAAGACCATGGACTTAACGCGGTGGCGTGGCCGCGGTGACAGGCGGTGGCGGGGCCTGGCTGGCGCGGATGCCCGAGCTGTCGGCCAGGGTTGCGTTCCAGACCTCGGCGCAGCCGGCGCCGCAGCGCTCCACCCAGCGCGGCAGGACCACGCGCGCGAAAATCTCGCGGCGGCGGCGCTCGTCATCGGGCGACACCTTCACCTCGGTCATGTGGCCTGCACGACCGCCGGCGCAGGCGCTGGCGCCGGTGTTGCAGGCGATGCCGGCCAGGGTTTCGCGGTCGGACTCGGCCCACACCGCGGCTTCCAGCTGGGGCAATTGGCGCTGAAGCATGGCCTTCAGCTCGGCCGGCAGCGCGGCCCAGGCGGCCCCGTTGGCGGCGAAGATGGACACGCCCCAGTTCAGCGCCATGCCATGCAGGTGGCTGGTCATCTCGTGCAAGCCGATGGTGTTCCCGGACATGGTGCCGGTGATGGCGCATTCGATGTTGCCGGCACGCAGGTTGGGCACGATGTCGGCAAAGCCGGTGGGCACCGCGGTGGCGCCCAGCGACTGCACCAGGTCGGACTGGCTGGGGCTGGAGGTTCGCACGCGCCGGCCGGCCAGGTCGGACAGGCCCTTCAGGGGCTTGCTGCAGAACACCGCCTGTGCGGGATAGACGTACATCGCCAGCAGTTCCACACCGCGGCGTTCGCGCAGCATGCGCGTGAGCCAGGGCCGAAAGGCGGCCACCGAACGGCGCAGGGTGGCCATGTCCGGGTTCAGCCCGGCCAGGTCGGGCGCGGCGATTTCCATGT encodes the following:
- a CDS encoding signal transduction histidine kinase (PFAM: Response regulator receiver domain; Histidine kinase-, DNA gyrase B-, and HSP90-like ATPase; His Kinase A (phosphoacceptor) domain); translated protein: MVFGRRTHKAIVVLWTAVLLFVLVVALASAAFVRDQAQDAHDDGARRLAGFAGGAEAALNRALVSVDLRLNAAAQAVSREPALTTLGAAALASLVDRDLLVDSITLVDAQARVIASSRPGIAGRLLPLPTGFPAAVLAQPVPQMMLSTPGLNVTSSGTVLHAARPLRLADGSPALMVVEVPLSLLATLMGPAVDVPGLQLTLERDDGELLASVPRQDQWAGRRLVPTLAALNATAAPVPAPGRVDRQSALVASRPLLYRQLVVGASWRLSDMLARHHRERNALAVTVALMALFTLAAGAMGHAYIVRMTRTRSELAASKAVMDQALASIAEGFLLCDAQDHVVTWNERYVELFPWLRPVLTRGAPYRRLAEAGAEAVCAGQSLSVRLAWVEDRLAVHREANRVWEQDLGNGVFVQGIERRTPDGGTVSVYRDVAAKERRLEEARRAAEQANEAKSRFLATMSHEIRTPLNAVLGLASLLLETPLSERQRGHVELMRVSGQNLLAVINDILDVTQIESGRMKLELIDFEPQRTIESVVDLLRVRAHDKGLALRLNVSPPLPPWLRGDPNRLAQLLFNLVGNAIKFTERGGVQVSITHVAEPDGGSALTLEVSDTGIGIPPEALPRLFERFTQVDGSTRRRFGGSGLGLSITRDIVVMMGGRIDVHSLPGQGSTFVVTLTLGAPEDAPLQAPVVVPQALGTPRHVLVAEDNPVNQVVIQAMLEQLGHRCDMVADGEEVLQQVHFADYDLVLMDMQMPRLDGLAATRAIRALPGPLGQLPIVAMTANALVSDRRACHAAGMTGFISKPMEMEQLALTIERACAQGAGAVSLSRFGTLV
- a CDS encoding TRAP-type C4-dicarboxylate transport system, periplasmic component (PFAM: Bacterial extracellular solute-binding protein, family 7) encodes the protein MPLTTATVSERIPGEKMNHCLHGALRWLLLAWLVSVAPATMAQAQGDTVRLRVVGGLGGLNQYLRHEEPFWSRVLPQLSGGRYSAEVVPFDRAGIRGQEMLSLIQLGVIPFGTVLVSQDSGRDMEIAAPDLAGLNPDMATLRRSVAAFRPWLTRMLRERRGVELLAMYVYPAQAVFCSKPLKGLSDLAGRRVRTSSPSQSDLVQSLGATAVPTGFADIVPNLRAGNIECAITGTMSGNTIGLHEMTSHLHGMALNWGVSIFAANGAAWAALPAELKAMLQRQLPQLEAAVWAESDRETLAGIACNTGASACAGGRAGHMTEVKVSPDDERRRREIFARVVLPRWVERCGAGCAEVWNATLADSSGIRASQAPPPPVTAATPPR